One Lachnospiraceae bacterium C1.1 genomic region harbors:
- a CDS encoding HD domain-containing protein, with amino-acid sequence MGQVIRSEDVCQLIVGTLKLIDSKVMGHSCRTAFMVYAMLKASGKYEDFELAEITFVVALHDIGAYRVEQGVESLQYEFEEPLPHSIYGYLFMKSLTPYEQLSKIILYSHVDHTKLKNINFQYKNVANILNLAGMIEHFRSIKGKKFNTNNLRRYIGSKFSELPFNLLDIAARRYDMFEMLDSGEYLDELYESFKKVMFADEDKEKMLELLVYIMALSESRRAGEAIICMDVAEQIARRLDGITEEDIEKLHYAGLLHDIGLSKVPKELRNPANLKEESDIKKFCRHLETADDLLRNRIDPEICDIIARHHERIDGSGIPNQMEAPDMTMNDKILQLSERIADIAMSGNVDSVKPAATIAAIVTNEMDHNKFQRKIVMAFCGDKEEIMEHAVTRRDEIMADFEKINLQYKQLSSAMGVTKT; translated from the coding sequence GTGGGACAGGTTATTCGCAGCGAGGATGTGTGTCAGCTTATAGTTGGCACATTAAAGTTAATAGACAGCAAAGTCATGGGCCATAGCTGCAGGACTGCGTTCATGGTTTATGCCATGCTTAAGGCCTCCGGGAAATATGAGGATTTTGAGCTCGCAGAGATTACATTTGTTGTTGCGCTTCATGATATTGGTGCGTACAGGGTAGAGCAGGGAGTTGAGAGCCTGCAGTATGAGTTTGAAGAGCCCCTGCCGCATTCAATATATGGTTACCTTTTCATGAAGAGCTTAACGCCCTATGAGCAGCTTTCTAAAATAATCCTATACAGTCATGTTGATCATACAAAGCTTAAAAATATAAATTTCCAGTATAAAAATGTCGCAAATATATTAAATCTGGCAGGAATGATAGAGCATTTCAGGAGCATAAAGGGCAAAAAGTTCAATACAAATAATCTGAGACGATATATAGGCAGTAAATTTTCTGAGCTTCCCTTTAATCTATTGGATATCGCTGCAAGAAGATATGATATGTTTGAAATGCTCGACAGCGGTGAATATCTTGACGAGCTTTACGAGTCCTTCAAAAAGGTGATGTTTGCCGATGAAGACAAGGAAAAGATGCTGGAACTGCTGGTATATATAATGGCACTGTCGGAATCCAGAAGGGCGGGGGAGGCAATCATCTGCATGGATGTGGCTGAGCAGATAGCCAGACGCCTTGACGGGATCACAGAGGAAGATATCGAAAAGCTTCACTATGCAGGTCTGCTGCATGACATAGGACTGTCAAAGGTTCCTAAGGAGCTCAGGAATCCGGCAAACCTAAAGGAAGAGTCTGATATAAAGAAATTCTGCAGGCACCTTGAGACTGCGGATGACCTTTTAAGGAACAGGATTGATCCGGAGATCTGTGATATAATCGCGAGACATCATGAGCGCATAGACGGATCAGGCATACCGAACCAAATGGAAGCGCCGGATATGACTATGAATGATAAAATATTACAGCTTTCGGAGCGGATTGCAGATATAGCAATGAGCGGAAATGTTGATAGTGTAAAACCGGCGGCTACCATTGCTGCGATCGTAACGAATGAGATGGATCATAATAAATTTCAGCGAAAGATAGTAATGGCATTTTGCGGAGATAAGGAAGAGATCATGGAGCATGCCGTGACCAGGAGAGATGAGATAATGGCTGATTTCGAGAAGATCAATCTTCAGTATAAACAGCTAAGCTCAGCTATGGGAGTGACAAAAACCTGA
- a CDS encoding ISLre2 family transposase, which yields MENIIRYFMYDCIKNLFNTKLNLYKDTTDLAYFVLNVQEEVQELGRRFIQDTLQEMNQLIKDMPERKNNWYVEHKGDSKKILTSLGEVIVNKTLYTSKFETDENGKYLECYLLDKVLGLSPNQAMTEDVTAKIYKEAALTSYQKAGEEATAREGVTKAAVKNILHSTRFPKNFQIPEQKRIVEYLYIDADEDHYHLQFQSSRGDLKYNSVGRKLNGAINKIIYVFEGIEPVSPKSKRNHLINTHYFCRGSEEDNKQLWKEVFDYIENKYDTSAIKKIYVNSDGGTWIKSGYRGLADVTFVLDEFHISKYVSKLIQHTKDSEDDARSEVMAAIRDGKKSDFFEVVEKLKNCTTSEAVVQRIDSAASYISSNWTAAKYRLKKSEGVVACSAEGHVCHVLSKRMSTLPMGWCRLGGSKMARLREYYYNGGDMLELARFQRKEIPMAAGAEEVVLSARAMLNSERTDRSKSLIEYGKYAESIRSSISVQSSKRLSFQLNGKLKF from the coding sequence ATGGAAAACATTATACGCTATTTTATGTATGACTGCATCAAAAATCTTTTCAACACCAAACTCAATCTTTACAAAGATACAACTGACCTGGCATACTTTGTATTAAACGTGCAGGAAGAAGTCCAGGAGCTTGGAAGACGGTTCATACAGGATACTCTGCAGGAAATGAACCAGCTGATTAAGGATATGCCTGAGCGCAAAAACAACTGGTATGTTGAGCATAAAGGAGATTCCAAAAAGATCCTTACGTCATTAGGAGAGGTCATTGTAAACAAGACCCTTTATACATCAAAATTTGAAACAGATGAAAACGGGAAATATCTGGAATGCTATCTTTTGGATAAGGTTCTCGGGCTGAGTCCAAATCAAGCCATGACAGAAGATGTCACAGCAAAAATATACAAAGAAGCAGCGCTCACCTCGTATCAAAAAGCAGGTGAGGAAGCAACTGCCAGAGAAGGTGTTACAAAAGCTGCAGTAAAAAATATACTGCACAGTACACGCTTTCCGAAAAACTTCCAGATACCGGAGCAAAAGCGTATAGTAGAATACCTCTATATTGATGCAGACGAAGACCATTATCATCTTCAGTTCCAGTCCAGTCGGGGAGACCTGAAATATAATTCTGTTGGAAGAAAACTGAACGGTGCAATCAATAAGATCATATATGTATTTGAGGGTATAGAGCCTGTTAGTCCTAAAAGCAAACGGAATCATTTAATAAATACCCACTATTTCTGTCGTGGCAGTGAAGAGGATAATAAGCAGCTCTGGAAAGAGGTATTTGATTACATAGAAAACAAGTATGATACAAGTGCAATAAAGAAAATATATGTCAACTCTGATGGAGGAACATGGATCAAGTCAGGTTACAGAGGGCTTGCGGATGTTACATTTGTTCTTGATGAATTCCATATATCAAAGTACGTTAGCAAACTTATTCAGCATACAAAAGATTCTGAAGATGATGCAAGATCAGAAGTAATGGCAGCCATACGGGATGGAAAAAAATCTGATTTCTTTGAGGTAGTAGAAAAGCTTAAAAACTGTACCACTTCGGAAGCAGTAGTTCAGAGGATTGATTCTGCAGCGTCATATATTTCTTCAAACTGGACTGCGGCAAAGTACCGGTTAAAAAAATCAGAAGGAGTTGTAGCCTGCAGTGCAGAGGGACATGTCTGCCATGTACTGTCCAAGAGGATGAGTACGTTGCCGATGGGATGGTGCAGGTTAGGCGGATCCAAGATGGCTCGCTTGCGTGAGTATTATTATAATGGTGGAGATATGCTGGAACTGGCAAGGTTTCAGAGGAAAGAAATCCCCATGGCTGCAGGAGCCGAAGAAGTAGTTCTTAGTGCACGGGCAATGCTAAATTCAGAGCGAACTGACAGGAGTAAATCACTGATCGAATATGGCAAATATGCTGAAAGTATCCGCTCAAGTATATCAGTACAAAGCAGTAAAAGACTAAGTTTCCAACTTAATGGCAAATTGAAATTTTGA
- a CDS encoding alpha/beta fold hydrolase produces the protein MVLKEEFTFDSRDMRTKIHAVKYSPSGEKKACLIIAHGMGEHIGRYSEIAEFLAEQGIVVAGADMLGHGKTVTDEKDFGYFCEQDPATVVVRDVHRLKKLIQAENIDLPVFVMGHSMGSFLIRNYIEMYGSGINGAVIMGSGTVSPAALWAGGCITTFLRAIHGDRYVSRFLSYCALGRYSKMSPNHEYPFEWSCSRPESRKENANDPLSGHEFSVNGYHTLITLVARSQDSVRMQKIPKDLPLFIVSGADDPVGDFGVGVKKAADSYTNIGLNNVDVKIYNNDRHEIYKERDRFDVMMDIIGFMKKTMM, from the coding sequence ATGGTTCTGAAAGAGGAATTTACATTTGATTCACGAGACATGAGGACGAAGATACATGCTGTAAAATACAGCCCTTCAGGAGAAAAAAAAGCCTGCCTTATAATAGCGCACGGAATGGGCGAACATATTGGCAGATACAGTGAAATAGCTGAATTTCTGGCAGAGCAGGGAATAGTCGTTGCCGGGGCGGATATGCTCGGACATGGAAAAACTGTTACAGATGAAAAGGATTTCGGATATTTCTGTGAGCAGGATCCTGCAACTGTGGTAGTCAGAGATGTGCACAGACTGAAAAAACTTATTCAGGCAGAAAACATAGATCTTCCTGTTTTCGTAATGGGACATTCGATGGGATCTTTTCTTATAAGAAATTATATTGAAATGTATGGCAGCGGAATCAATGGTGCTGTGATCATGGGAAGTGGAACGGTCTCTCCTGCTGCTTTATGGGCCGGGGGATGCATAACAACATTTTTAAGGGCAATTCATGGAGACAGATATGTCAGCCGTTTCTTGAGCTATTGTGCTCTGGGCCGCTATTCTAAGATGTCTCCAAACCATGAATATCCTTTTGAATGGTCGTGCTCTAGACCGGAGTCAAGAAAAGAAAATGCGAACGACCCCCTTAGCGGACACGAATTCAGCGTAAATGGTTATCATACCCTGATCACACTTGTGGCAAGATCACAAGATTCAGTCCGGATGCAGAAAATACCAAAGGATCTTCCTCTTTTTATTGTATCCGGAGCTGATGACCCAGTGGGTGATTTCGGAGTCGGAGTTAAGAAAGCGGCTGATTCATATACAAACATTGGGCTTAATAATGTCGATGTAAAAATATATAATAATGACCGGCACGAAATCTATAAGGAACGAGACAGATTTGATGTAATGATGGACATCATCGGATTTATGAAAAAGACGATGATGTGA
- a CDS encoding GNAT family N-acetyltransferase: MRTIRAVKATEWNLAMAMVWRVFLKFEADVYSSEGIENFRRFITADSLYKMFRQGEYVMFGCFDEADRVLGIISVRNRNHISLLFVDENCQRQGIASALIKYLCDYLLTQKGQTYTTVDSSPYAVEFYHKMGFTDTAKVQKNSGIIYTPMKFFL; encoded by the coding sequence ATGAGAACTATTCGTGCCGTGAAGGCAACCGAGTGGAACCTGGCTATGGCTATGGTATGGAGAGTTTTTCTTAAGTTTGAAGCTGATGTGTACAGCAGCGAGGGAATAGAAAACTTTCGAAGATTTATTACTGCAGACAGTCTTTATAAAATGTTCAGACAGGGCGAATATGTCATGTTTGGCTGCTTTGATGAGGCAGACAGGGTGCTTGGCATAATTTCAGTGCGAAACCGCAATCATATATCACTTCTTTTTGTAGATGAGAACTGCCAGAGGCAGGGAATAGCATCTGCACTCATAAAATATTTATGTGATTATCTGCTCACACAGAAGGGGCAGACTTACACTACTGTGGATTCTTCTCCGTATGCTGTGGAATTCTATCATAAGATGGGATTTACGGATACGGCAAAGGTTCAGAAAAACAGTGGGATCATTTATACTCCTATGAAGTTTTTTCTTTGA
- the metG gene encoding methionine--tRNA ligase translates to MTEKKPYYITTAIAYASGKPHIGNTYEIVLADAIARFKREEGFDVHFQTGTDEHGQKVELKAADEGITPKQFVDRASGEIKRIWDLMNTSYDRFIRTTDEDHERQVKKIFKKLYDKGDIYKGAYEGMYCTPCESFWTKSQLVDGKCPDCGRPVKPAHEEAYFFKMSKYADKLIKYIEDHPEFIQPEQRKNEMMNNFLKPGLQDLCVSRTSFTWGIPVDFDPKHVVYVWLDALVNYITGIGYECDGEDGELFKRFWPADLHLIGKDIIRFHTIYWPIFLMALDLPLPKQVFGHPWLLQEGGKMSKSKGNVIYADDMADMFGVDAVRYFVLHEMPFETDGVISWELMVERFNSDLANTLGNLVKRTVSMTNQYFGGVLENRGAEEDVDKDLYATVLGTRDIVVKDMAGLRVADALTHIFNLFKRCNKYIDETEPWVLAKDEAKADRLSTVLYNLADCITIGASLLESFLPETAEKIFKELNSAKADFADLDKAGKIANGTKVTEAPETLFARVKLDDIMKKVAELEAAQAKANAKNEKKEEKKESEKSEDKGFITIDDFAKCDFRIGEVLSCSKVEKSEKLLCFKLKFGDEEKQILSGIQKYYPEPEKLVGKKVMAVLNLKPRKMAGMMSEGMILSAMDSKGDLALMTVEHDVESGAEVG, encoded by the coding sequence ATGACAGAAAAGAAACCCTATTACATTACGACCGCGATCGCTTATGCATCGGGAAAGCCTCATATAGGCAATACTTACGAAATCGTACTTGCAGATGCAATCGCCAGATTTAAGCGTGAGGAAGGCTTTGATGTTCACTTCCAGACAGGAACAGATGAACATGGTCAGAAGGTAGAGCTCAAGGCAGCGGATGAAGGGATTACACCTAAGCAGTTCGTAGACAGAGCATCAGGTGAGATAAAGAGGATCTGGGATCTAATGAACACATCCTATGACAGATTTATCAGGACTACGGATGAAGACCATGAGAGACAGGTTAAGAAGATATTTAAGAAGCTCTATGATAAGGGCGATATTTATAAGGGTGCTTACGAAGGAATGTACTGCACACCCTGTGAGTCTTTCTGGACAAAGTCACAGCTTGTAGACGGTAAATGTCCGGATTGCGGACGTCCGGTAAAGCCGGCACACGAAGAGGCATATTTCTTCAAGATGAGCAAATATGCTGACAAGCTTATCAAATATATAGAGGATCATCCTGAATTTATTCAGCCGGAGCAGAGAAAGAATGAGATGATGAATAACTTCCTCAAGCCCGGACTTCAGGATCTCTGTGTATCGAGAACTTCGTTTACATGGGGAATCCCAGTTGATTTCGATCCTAAGCACGTTGTATATGTATGGCTTGATGCGCTCGTAAACTATATCACAGGTATCGGATATGAGTGTGACGGCGAGGACGGAGAGCTCTTCAAGAGATTCTGGCCTGCAGACCTTCATCTTATAGGTAAGGATATCATAAGATTCCATACGATTTACTGGCCTATATTCCTTATGGCACTTGATCTGCCGCTTCCGAAGCAGGTATTTGGTCATCCCTGGCTTCTTCAGGAAGGCGGAAAAATGAGTAAATCAAAGGGAAATGTAATATATGCGGACGATATGGCCGATATGTTTGGTGTAGATGCAGTACGTTATTTTGTGCTTCATGAGATGCCATTCGAGACAGACGGTGTCATTTCCTGGGAACTCATGGTGGAGCGTTTTAACTCAGATCTTGCAAATACTCTTGGTAACCTCGTTAAACGTACTGTTTCAATGACAAACCAGTATTTCGGAGGCGTTCTTGAGAACAGAGGCGCTGAGGAAGATGTTGATAAGGACCTCTATGCTACAGTTCTCGGAACAAGGGATATCGTAGTCAAGGATATGGCAGGACTTCGTGTTGCCGATGCTCTTACACATATCTTCAATCTGTTCAAACGCTGCAATAAATATATTGATGAGACAGAGCCGTGGGTACTTGCAAAGGATGAGGCAAAGGCTGACAGACTTTCAACAGTTCTTTACAACCTTGCAGATTGCATAACCATAGGCGCTTCGCTCTTAGAGTCATTCCTGCCTGAAACAGCAGAAAAGATCTTTAAGGAATTAAACAGCGCCAAGGCTGATTTTGCAGACCTTGATAAGGCAGGCAAAATCGCAAACGGAACAAAGGTTACAGAAGCTCCGGAAACACTTTTTGCAAGAGTTAAGCTTGACGACATTATGAAGAAGGTTGCTGAGCTTGAGGCTGCCCAGGCAAAGGCCAATGCAAAGAATGAGAAGAAGGAAGAGAAGAAAGAGTCTGAAAAGTCTGAGGATAAAGGCTTTATTACCATAGATGATTTTGCTAAATGCGATTTCAGAATAGGTGAGGTTTTAAGCTGCAGTAAGGTTGAGAAATCAGAAAAGCTTCTTTGCTTCAAGCTTAAATTCGGAGATGAAGAGAAACAGATCCTTTCAGGAATTCAGAAATATTATCCGGAGCCGGAAAAACTTGTCGGAAAGAAAGTAATGGCGGTACTTAATCTAAAACCGAGAAAGATGGCCGGAATGATGTCTGAGGGAATGATCCTTTCAGCAATGGACAGCAAGGGTGATCTTGCGCTCATGACAGTTGAACATGACGTGGAGAGCGGCGCTGAAGTTGGCTGA
- a CDS encoding DUF1002 domain-containing protein, whose amino-acid sequence MKRILACILAGILCVMPASAVSAKDVQNITWGDGTEAADNSGDSTESAETGDTVDKSQIYLAVGADLTSSQLATVMSLMGLSGTDISGYNVVNVTNSEEHQYLDSYISSSVIGTKSLSSVLVKPAESGHGINVVTHNINYCTEGMYQNALITAGVEDADIIVAAPTSISGTAALIGALKAYAQMTDTSLDTQALDTSLDELVTTGELEEAAAAANGASSEEVEALLSFIKQEIAKRDLSSKEAIEEAVRAAIADYNSGKSTKIELSDDEISKIVSLMEKINDLGLDYDTLIDQAASIYQELGDNITGEDLANALEKNKSAIAGSVVKSFFKGVGDKIVSFFKNLFG is encoded by the coding sequence ATGAAAAGAATACTTGCTTGCATTCTTGCGGGAATACTCTGCGTAATGCCCGCATCAGCTGTGTCTGCAAAAGATGTGCAGAACATTACCTGGGGAGACGGAACGGAAGCAGCAGATAATTCGGGAGACAGCACTGAGTCCGCGGAGACCGGCGATACTGTTGACAAATCACAGATATATCTGGCTGTTGGAGCGGATCTCACAAGTTCCCAGCTTGCAACTGTAATGAGCCTGATGGGACTTTCCGGGACTGATATTTCGGGTTATAATGTAGTAAATGTAACTAATTCAGAGGAACACCAGTATCTTGACAGTTATATCAGTTCATCTGTAATAGGTACAAAGTCACTTTCTTCAGTACTGGTTAAGCCTGCTGAAAGCGGACATGGGATCAATGTTGTGACACACAATATCAATTACTGCACAGAAGGAATGTATCAGAATGCTCTTATTACTGCCGGTGTTGAAGATGCAGACATAATCGTTGCAGCTCCTACATCGATCTCAGGAACTGCAGCTTTGATAGGAGCGCTTAAAGCCTATGCCCAGATGACAGATACAAGCCTTGATACACAGGCCTTGGATACTTCACTTGATGAGCTTGTAACTACAGGAGAGCTTGAAGAGGCTGCTGCAGCTGCGAACGGAGCATCCAGTGAAGAAGTTGAGGCACTTTTAAGCTTTATAAAGCAGGAGATCGCCAAGAGAGATCTTTCCAGCAAAGAAGCAATAGAAGAGGCAGTGCGCGCCGCTATAGCAGACTACAACAGTGGAAAATCTACAAAGATCGAACTTTCAGATGATGAAATATCTAAAATAGTAAGTCTTATGGAGAAGATCAACGATCTCGGCCTTGATTATGATACCCTTATAGATCAGGCAGCAAGCATTTATCAGGAGCTTGGAGATAATATAACAGGTGAAGATCTTGCGAATGCTCTTGAAAAAAATAAGTCTGCAATAGCAGGATCTGTTGTTAAATCATTCTTCAAGGGAGTCGGAGATAAGATCGTAAGTTTCTTTAAGAATCTTTTTGGTTAA
- a CDS encoding phosphatase PAP2 family protein, with protein sequence MDIDYLLVLQDFRNTYGTFITPIMNIISDFAIKYMLAIIFLIYWCVDKKAGIALMFPTAFGSMINECLKMTACIYRPWVRDSRIIADAKAIKTATGYSFPSGHSAGAAAEYGSAALMLKKKNKILAGFSLLMIALTMFSRNYLGVHTPQDVLAGALVGVISLFISLKILPLILNDEKWRFRFIWITLIISIAVILYISLKTYPLAYDVSGNLLTDPYEMQSDSFQIIGLLNGAVIGIYIEEKYINFSEKGMKKLLIIRAFIGLMLILLVRKGITPALEMLDEHWGVFAGSFLLSFMVMAAYPFLFKKFEKTKATVQG encoded by the coding sequence ATGGATATAGATTATTTACTTGTCCTGCAGGATTTCAGAAATACATACGGAACGTTTATAACTCCTATAATGAATATAATTTCGGATTTTGCAATCAAATATATGCTGGCGATCATATTTTTGATCTACTGGTGTGTAGACAAAAAGGCAGGGATAGCGCTTATGTTTCCGACAGCTTTTGGCTCTATGATAAATGAATGCCTGAAAATGACAGCCTGTATATACAGACCATGGGTAAGGGATTCAAGGATCATAGCTGATGCAAAAGCGATCAAGACTGCTACGGGCTATTCTTTTCCCAGCGGGCACAGTGCGGGGGCAGCAGCAGAGTATGGTTCAGCTGCTCTGATGCTTAAAAAGAAAAATAAAATACTCGCAGGGTTTTCACTTTTGATGATCGCTCTTACCATGTTTTCGAGAAATTATCTGGGAGTGCATACGCCTCAGGACGTGCTGGCAGGAGCCTTAGTCGGAGTTATTTCTTTATTTATATCGCTGAAAATCCTTCCTCTTATATTAAATGATGAGAAATGGAGGTTCAGGTTTATATGGATAACATTGATCATCAGTATAGCAGTTATTTTATACATAAGCCTTAAAACTTATCCGCTGGCCTATGATGTATCCGGAAACCTCCTTACAGATCCTTATGAGATGCAGTCAGACAGTTTTCAGATCATAGGACTTCTGAACGGTGCTGTCATAGGAATATATATAGAAGAAAAATATATAAATTTTTCTGAAAAGGGAATGAAGAAGTTACTTATTATAAGAGCTTTTATTGGTCTTATGCTGATACTGCTTGTAAGGAAAGGCATCACGCCGGCATTAGAGATGTTGGATGAGCACTGGGGAGTTTTTGCCGGAAGCTTTTTACTTTCATTTATGGTCATGGCAGCGTATCCATTTCTTTTTAAGAAGTTTGAAAAAACTAAGGCGACCGTACAGGGATGA